Proteins found in one Anopheles aquasalis chromosome 3, idAnoAquaMG_Q_19, whole genome shotgun sequence genomic segment:
- the LOC126574286 gene encoding mRNA turnover protein 4 homolog encodes MPKSRRDKKVSLTKTDRKGLSEKQQIIEEIQTCRQKYENVFLFTVQNMRNSKLKEIRTKWKNSRFFFGKNRVMQLGLKLISDEDKSGKLEAAMDLLREQMVGQCGLLFTSETKETVLDWFDSYIVDEYARSGFRATQTVKLEAGPLEEFSHAIEPHLRSLGMPTKLDRGVVTLYKEYTVCEKNKVLTPEQARILKLLGKPMAKFKIIINCCYTAAEFEVINSRDAESKNKSKTSSTGTKKQKSAVVVAVGDDTDDDEEDEDSEMELDEDDNASCDEEI; translated from the exons atgcCCAAGTCTAGAAGAGATAAGAAAG TGTCCCTCACCAAAACGGACCGAAAGGGATTGTCGGAAAAACAGCAGATTATCGAAGAGATTCAGACGTGCCGCCAGAAATACGAGAACGTTTTTCTGTTCACCGTTCAAAACATGCGCAACAGCAAGCTGAAAGAGATTCGCACCAAGTGGAAAAACTCGCGGTTCTTTTTCGGGAAAAACCGCGTCATGCAGCTGGGATTGAAGCTGATCAGTGACGAGGACAAGTCGGGAAAACTGGAAGCGGCAATGGACCTGCTGCGGGAGCAGATGGTTGGGCAGTGCGGCCTACTGTTCACTTCCGAGACAAAAGAAACCGTGCTGGACTGGTTTGATTCGTACATCGTTGATGAGTACGCCCGGAGCGGTTTCCGGGCCACCCAAACGGTCAAACTCGAGGCAGGACCTTTGGAAGAGTTCTCACATGCCATCGAGCCGCATCTTCGATCGCTAGGAATGCCCACTAAGCTCGACCGTGGAGTAGTGACGCTGTATAAAGAGTACACGGTATGTGAAAAGAACAAAGTTCTCACTCCGGAACAGGCACGAATTCTAAAGCTGCTCGGCAAGCCAATGGCCAAGTTTAAGATCATCATCAATTGTTGCTACACCGCAGCTGAGTTTGAAGTAATCAACAGTCGGGATGCAGAATCGAAGAACAAATCTAAAACATCTTCTACCGGCACCAAAAAGCAGAAATCTGCTGTAGTGGTTGCTGTCGGGGATGAtactgatgacgatgaagaagacgaagataGCGAAATGGAATTGGATGAAGACGACAATGCAAGCTGCGACGAGGAGATTTAG
- the LOC126574277 gene encoding uncharacterized protein LOC126574277, whose amino-acid sequence MRQRPRSSDVMSFNHIFILAVLGCCISVDAGERWSRQLTEFTSGTAPGNDWIPLSRSNERQHVARVLNYFTAPTGPQQQPFLSPDNTAQAQQHHFTFLNHQFPQSNRFVLQQQPQLQELRDHQQFQLSGFNQGTADPSRQPIFHQRAPAYVGQMIQHPPPPPPPSAQASSSNPFEQQFFSKDPLAETLHTEEEKAKTHVEQPFSYQHIRQPEQDDRQLPHKTVNVHTNSNAGAPVSQEEVQLLYVPVETLFNQKSGSHSPSASVESNRFNSFPQPVSPSLINEFYTAGTTTTPPPNSDRTFSPLRSLPYTVAPTQSSQTLQPSPTTKPKPNQPPLALFLFNDGRHGKLSTNEVLGNLKNINEIAVLDAVSKNSPKVFIGPSGLTPPKSYSRYDLPYLSSVDQSTNRANRKIDEHPFFVAPLSYKTPAGYTKIALPAPHVGSIIVRQSTTSNSLDQGTQYMRPTSQNNVQYYTPSTLNFPDTVTKQPSRQVHDADEYITPTRKTSPSQGQFSSHTQNQNISPTLPSRNSPVDEEYFNLAKTKKPTVNPPTQKPNYSLRPYGTGSMRQFDFKPMPEQKIPSFYDASNDGHTTTPITTTSYFTTTTEKPSTNPQTQFDVERIRTHFREENFRSRRPQQQQTSTERYDQTGISVESFKETDFVHKFKLVDSVRASHTKSIADNGYSHFFQNPPRSSQNEEVTKTTSTTILPGRGLESQAIRHSYYAAAAAIGEEQGSARQKYVSTYFSPEPSTTAGTVPPPTATTTLTTQDAFFREFEQKSKFYEREPKYEMPYRYETDTFSESHHYSADTTKPVEPTTASVEAAIGTTADQQQYSIPSELPPISANLPGLVNALMDDPWAVQPKDSRTKSTEASNSAVGASRAPNFRKQLHRTTAQPSSQEFYDSEPLTTTTKRPLQRSRRPHPSRTTTATPEYTGAQTSSSRSPISRSRSRYVPNNDERPASGRTRGRSRLNTPREQIKQEENLDYQRDVLKQNYPVIRPQSSNGLDIATTVLTTTAPTTLSYKATNEADLGDRLISTTLTNEVPLGIEPVTRKYSVQLSEQPYESEVILTTGQPLQTTVFFSQTDEHMGEEVVPSQDVIPLDKGIETHHSEIPLRSKQPSSTEPTVHQHQHFQSVTEVENKITETTVLPRHENMELKKIETTPRSGRRPNLISRQQQSLQSTRTTSERPTTVRTTTAETPRAAGHRPAFVRRPSRLYATTSIPPTTTLTLPTEPYNEQSTQGSYSLRTKNRQDILRGRTRRPTTTTAEAPAAATTVSSDLTTRVFGRGSNQRRVSSSVRTRQEPTVTPSTQQTPSSSGPRFRIRERTRFTLQPQESQWSARLNQNSFQPVLKSEARSTDPKVENTSQGPETEIVTAAQDSDVYLVNVSSKYKQTASEDAEFSEDSTEKSVSSFADLLNDVMKDFINKDNEKVLPKGQSFIEESSHKELGEEPRRASNVRNNFLRKRKQPKVVDSFETAESQHINHAAQVLNSPMHIKDSLKNIDHAGLSAKTIHHHSDGNQKAYEQPEDEENTAHEETTIDSMKYHFEEEIPVIEFRSNDTLGDSVNFTTALPTEELSTMISVDQATTSLSIQQESATEGVATVSASNEDAYILPDNKTQQASGIFDDVKKKISDLYEMADNDSDTEEEIDGVPGTVEQGADMAEDMYIEPTDEPLIQEVKDGGSGDINDAEADMASSETQFDSIVADSGIAETPNVDPMGSLVIPTSVSSGITHDTEICYRGRCIKTDKKDKTG is encoded by the exons ATGAGGCAGAGACCTCGATCGAGTGACGTTATGTCCTTCAATCATATCTTCATACTAGCAGTCTTGGGTTGTTGCATATCTGTAGATGCCGGTGAAAGATGGTCAAGACAACTTACCGAATTTACTAGCGGAACTGCTCCTGGAAATGATTGGATACCTCTGTCACGGTCGAACGAGCGGCAACACGTTGCCCGCGTTTTGAACTACTTTACCGCACCAACCggtccgcagcagcaaccatttctCAGTCCGGACAACACAGCCCAAGCGCAGCAACACCATTTCACCTTCTTAAATCACCAGTTTCCCCAATCCAATCGCTTTGTGctccagcaacaaccgcaatTGCAAGAATTAAGAGATcatcaacaatttcaattgTCTGGATTTAATCAGGGTACAGCTGACCCTAGCAGGCAGCCGATCTTTCATCAAAGAGCACCGGCCTATGTTGGTCAAATGATTCAGcatcccccaccaccaccaccaccatcagcacaaGCATCTTCTTCGAATCCATTTGAACAACAGTTCTTTTCCAAGGATCCACTGGCAGAAACACTGCATACCGAGGAAGAAAAGGCAAAGACACATGTCGAGCAACCATTCTCGTACCAACACATTCGCCAACCAGAACAGGATGATCGTCAGTTACCCCATAAAACTGTGAACGTGCATACTAACTCGAACGCTGGGGCTCCTGTTTCCCAAGAAGAAGTACAGCTGCTCTACGTACCAGTGGAAACCTTGTTCAATCAAAAATCTGGCTCTCATTCGCCTTCAGCATCCGTCGAAAGCAATCGTTTCAATAGCTTTCCGCAGCCAGTGAGTCCTTCGTTGATCAATGAATTCTATACGGCAggcacaaccaccaccccgccaCCTAACTCTGACCGTACCTTTTCACCTTTGCGGAGCTTGCCCTACACCGTTGCCCCAACACAATCTTCTCAAACATTACAACCGTCTCCAACCACGAAGCCAAAACCGAATCAACCGCCATtggcattgtttttgtttaatgacGGCCGACATGGAAAGCTATCTACAAACGAGGTACTAGGAAATTTAAAGAACATTAACGAAATTGCAGTATTGGATGCAGTGAGTAAAAATAGTCCGAAAGTATTTATAGGACCATCTGGactaacaccaccaaaaagtTATTCTCGTTATGACCTGCCTTATTTGTCAAGCGTTGATCAGTCTACAAACAGAGCCAATCGAAAAATTGACGAACATCCATTCTTTGTGGCTCCATTGAGTTACAAAACTCCGGCTGGATACACTAAGATCGCACTTCCTGCTCCACATGTTGGCTCAATCATCGTGCgccagagcaccaccagcaactctTTAGACCAAGGAACACAGTATATGCGACCTACATCGCAGAACAACGTGCAATATTACACTCCATCTACGCTAAATTTCCCAGACACTGTGACGAAACAGCCTTCAAGGCAAGTCCACGATGCTGATGAATATATTACGCCGACGAGGAAGACTTCGCCCTCGCAGGGACAATTTAGTTCACATACTCAGAACCAGAACATATCTCCAACACTTCCGAGCCGCAATTCGCCCGTCGATGAGGAATATTTCAAtttagcaaaaacaaaaaagcctACGGTCAACCCACCTACTCAGAAACCCAATTACTCTCTCAGACCTTACGGTACTGGTAGCATGCGACAATTTGACTTCAAGCCGATGCCAGAACAGAAAATTCCTTCATTCTATGATGCGTCGAACGATGGCCATACAACGACCCCTATAACAACGACCTCTTATTTTACTACGACTACGGAAAAACCGTCCACAAATCCGCAAACGCAATTCGACGTGGAACGTATAAGAACACATTTTCGTGAAGAAAACTTCCGTAGCCGCCgtccacagcagcaacagacatCTACTGAGCGCTATGATCAAACGGGGATCAGTGTGGAATCCTTCAAGGAAACAGATTTCGTGCACAAATTTAAACTAGTTGATTCCGTGCGGGCAAGCCATACTAAATCGATAGCCGATAATGGGTACTCGCACTTTTTCCAAAACCCACCCCGCTCCTCTCAAAATGAAGAAGTTACTAAAACAACTTCGACAACCATTTTACCCGGAAGGGGCTTAGAAAGTCAAGCAATACGACATAGCTACtacgcagctgctgcagctattGGGGAGGAGCAAGGATCGGCAAGACAAAAGTATGTGAGCACCTACTTCAGTCCAGAGCCATCGACAACAGCTGGAACGGTTCCTCCACCGACAGCTACTACCACTCTTACGACTCAAGATGCTTTCTTCCGTGAATTTGAGCAAAAAAGTAAATTCTATGAGCGCGAGCCAAAATATGAAATGCCATATAGGTATGAAACCGATACATTTAGCGAATCTCATCACTATTCTGCTGATACAACGAAGCCGGTCGAACCAACGACTGCCTCTGTAGAGGCGGCGATTGGTACTACTGCTGATCAACAGCAGTATAGTATTCCATCCGAACTTCCACCGATCAGTGCCAATCTACCTGGTCTGGTGAATGCATTAATGGACGATCCTTGGGCTGTACAACCAAAGGACAGCAGAACTAAATCCACGGAGGCATCTAATTCCGCTGTCGGAGCAAGTCGAGCTCCGAATTTCCGCAAACAGCTTCATCGAACAACAGCACAACCGTCATCGCAAGAGTTTTACGATTCAGAACCAttaacaacaaccacaaagaGACCACTGCAACGTAGTCGTCGACCACATCCTTCCCGAACCACGACCGCAACACCTGAATATACGGGAGCACAAACGAGTAGTTCTAGGTCGCCAATTTCACGATCACGTTCACGCTATGTACCGAATAACGATGAACGACCAGCATCAGGAAGAACTCGCGGACGTAGCCGATTGAACACGCCCCGAGAACAAATTAAACAAGAGGAAAACCTTGATTATCAACGGGATGttctaaaacaaaattatCCTGTCATACGACCTCAATCATCTAACGGGCTCGATATAGCAACCACAGTTTTGACGACGACTGCACCAACCACACTCAGCTACAAAGCTACAAACGAGGCAGATCTgggcgatcgattgatttcaaCAACGCTCACCAATGAAGTGCCGCTTGGAATTGAGCCAGTTACACGCAAATACTCGGTACAGTTAAGCGAGCAGCCTTATGAATCGGAAGTTATTTTAACCACAGGGCAGCCGTTACAAACGACGGTCTTTTTCAGCCAAACAGACGAGCATATGGGAGAAGAAGTTGTGCCCTCTCAGGATGTGATTCCTTTAGATAAGGGCATAGAAACACATCACTCCGAAATTCCGCTCCGTTCGAAGCAGCCATCTTCGACAGAGCCCACAgtgcaccaacaccaacattTTCAATCAGTAACCGAAGTCGAGAATAAAATAACCGAAACTACCGTTCTTCCAAGGCACGAAAATATGGAgctaaaaaaaatagaaaccacCCCCCGTTCTGGTCGTCGTCCCAATCTGATTTCTAGACAACAGCAGAGTTTGCAGTCTACTCGCACAACATCCGAACGACCAACTACCGTACGTACTACTACTGCAGAAACGCCCAGAGCAGCTGGACACCGACCGGCTTTCGTACGTCGTCCTTCAAGATTGTATGCCACTACATCCATACCTCCAACAACAACGCTAACATTGCCGACAGAACCGTACAATGAACAATCGACGCAAGGATCATATTCC CTGCGTACTAAAAACCGACAAGATATACTACGAGGACGTACACGCcgaccgacgacaacgacagcagAGGCCCCAGCTGCAGCAACTACTGTCTCTTCGGATCTTACAACACGTGTCTTTGGACGAGGGAGCAATCAACGGCGCGTTTCATCGTCAGTACGCACTCGACAGGAG CCAACCGTTACACCGAgtacacaacaaacaccatcCAGCAGTGGACCTCGGTTTCGAATACGCGAACGGACTCGGTTTACTTTGCAACCTCAAGAATCACAATGGTCTGCAAGGCTGAATCAAAACTCTTTCCAACCAGTACTCAAGTCAGAAGCTCGCAGTACCGATCCCAAGGTTGAAAATACCTCCCAAGGCCCAGAAACGGAGATTGTCACCGCCGCTCAAGACAGCGACGTTTATTTAGTTAATGTTTCCTCGAAATATAAGCAAACGGCCAGCGAAGATGCAGAATTTTCGGAAGACAGCACTGAGAAAAG tgtttcttcttttgcagaCCTTTTAAATGATGTAATGAAGGATTTCATCAACAAGGACAATGAAAAAGTTTTGCCCAAGGGTCAATCTTTCATAGAGGAAAGCAGCCATAAGGAATTAGGCGAAGAACCACGCCGAGCATCTAACGTTCGTAACAATTTTTTACGAAAACGCAAGCAACCGAAAGTGGTTGATTCCTTCGAGACGGCCGAATCACAGCATATAAATCATGCCGCACAGGTTTTAAATAGTCCAATGCACATAAAAGATTCTCTAAAAAATATTGATCACGCTGGTCTCTCGGCAAAAACCATTCATCACCATTCAGATGGTAATCAAAAGGCCTATGAACAAcccgaagacgaagaaaataCTGCTCATGAAGAGACTACAATAGATTCGATGAAATATCATTTTGAGGAAGAAATTCCAGTGATAGAGTTTAGAAGCAATGACACCCTAGGAGATTCCGTTAATTTTACTACTGCTTTGCCTACTGAAGAACTATCAACAATGATAAGCGTGGATCAAGCAACGACAAGTTTATCCATTCAACAGGAGAGTGCCACCGAGGGTGTAGCAACAGTTTCTGCATCAAATGAGGATGCTTACATACTGCCAGACAACAAAACCCAACAGGCTTCCGGTATATTCGATGatgttaaaaagaaaatatcaGATTTGTATGAAATGGCCGATAATGATTCCGATACTGAAGAGGAAATTGATGGCGTACCGGGAACAGTAGAACAAGGCGCAGATATGGCTGAGGATATGTACATTGAACCAACGGATGAACCTTTGATACAAGAAGTAAaggatggtggcagtggtgatATTAACGATGCTGAAGCAGATATGGCTTCTAGTGAAAcacaattcgattcgattgtagCAGATTCGGGGATCGCAGAAACTCCGAATGTAGATCCAATGGGATCGCTCGTGATCCCTACTTCCGTCTCCAGTGGTATAACACATGACACAGAAATCTGCTATCGTGGACGATGCATAAAGACAGATAAAAAAGATAAGACAggataa